Proteins encoded by one window of Hylaeus volcanicus isolate JK05 chromosome 7, UHH_iyHylVolc1.0_haploid, whole genome shotgun sequence:
- the LOC128879172 gene encoding ceramide synthase 6 isoform X2 produces the protein MNIIKNISSAFWSTDVWLPPNITWDDIKPNSENKYADYQHLIYPIPMALILLIIRYGFERYCFAPFGKSLGIKNTRSKKAPSNDVLEKAYVSRKIKHKQILGLAKQLDWSERQVERWMRLRRAQDKPSTLTKFCENSWRCLYYTYSFLYGLIILWNKPWLWDINHCYYNYPYHPVSADVWWYYMISMTFYWSLSFSQFFDVKRKDFWQMFIHHIATIMLMCFSWIGNLTRIGTLVLLVHDCADIFLEAAKMAKYANYQKCCDCIFVIFTILWIATRIGVFPFWIIYSTSIKAPKIVPMFPAYYIFNSLLILLLFLHMIWTYLILKIAYNAFYAGQMEGDIRSSSSEDISDACVDSTSLNNSTNYVHKQNKRLKVQ, from the exons atgaatataataaagaacatCTCGTCGGCTTTCTGGTCGACGGATGTTTGGTTACCGCCTAACATAACATGGGACGACATCAAACCAAATTCCGAAAACAAATACGCCGATTATCAGCATTTAATTTACCCCATACCCATGGCGCTTATCCTTTTGATAATCAGATACGGTTTCGAGAG GTATTGTTTCGCACCATTCGGAAAGTCTCTTGGCATAAAAAATACGAGGTCAAAGAAGGCGCCGTCAAATGATGTACTAGAGAAAGCCTATGTCAGTAGGAAAATTAAGCATAAGCAG ATCCTGGGATTGGCTAAACAATTAGATTGGTCCGAACGACAAGTAGAGAGATGGATGCGATTAAGACGTGCACAGGACAAGCCATCCACGCTTACAAAATTCTGCGAAAACAg CTGGAGATGtttgtattatacatactcGTTTCTTTACGGCCTGATTATATTGTGGAATAAGCCATGGCTGTGGGATATTAACCATTGTTACTATAACTATCCGTACCATCCAGTTTCGGCTGACGTATGGTGGTATTATATGATATCTATGACCTTCTACTGGTCCCTAAGTTTCTCGCAATTTTTCGacgtgaaaagaaaagatttcTGGCAAATGTTCATCCACCATATAGCTACTATCATGTTGATGTGCTTTTCGTGGATTGGAAATCTGACCAGAATTGGTacattagtattattagtGCACGATTGTGCAGATATATTTCTAGAA gCTGCGAAGATGGCAAAGTATGCTAATTACCAAAAGTGCTGCGattgtatatttgttatttttacaatactaTGGATTGCCACACGTATCGGTGTCTTTCCATTTTGGATAATTTACAG tACATCGATAAAGGCTCCTAAGATAGTACCAATGTTCCCagcatattatattttcaattctttattaattttattactattcCTACATATGATCTGGACgtatttaattcttaaaattgcGTACAATGCTTTTTATGCTGGTCAA ATGGAGGGTGACATTCGTAGCAGTAGCAGCGAAGATATTTCCGATGCCTGCGTCGATAGTACTTCTTTAAATAACTCTACAAATTATGTTCACAAACAAAACAAGCGACTGAAAGTTCAGTAA
- the LOC128879170 gene encoding beta-1,4-glucuronyltransferase 1-like has protein sequence MRCSGKRVLLWLLPALLLILVGRLLVGRGHSQPIPVLLNDVLTPKSYSSSQRHSQRMQTAAPAFTAGMYMAGLQPRNSSCRWYHGLPDVISYPASKVTWSPEIGEKSPYRVLPFVLVGTEERNKLPEVTLCTHATADHVYGIVELVRRWEGPLSLAIFTPGLDAGTAVALLDRACRCEPEMYKVSVHLVFPRGHPPTLRQVNQIQGDCAASDLQRGDAETERKQRSMTYPINVVRNVARTQANTMRVLVTDIELLPSKKLASGFMEMVRGRPPKTGIVFVLPVFEVEANKQPPSTKKQLLLATKAGTAVYFHRFLCSHCQRFPGLTRWMIRPDPGKVKPLIFTKREYPHHRWEPIFIGTRDDPLYTEDMSWEGRQDKMCQMFEMCLLNYRLVILDGAFLVHTPGIKRKKMKVDTAKQELLKSHEKRNAKIYQRVVKRLLKQYPVNRKCAQ, from the exons atgcGTTGCTCTGGCAAAAGGGTTTTGCTCTGGCTCTTGCCAGCACTGCTTCTCATTCTGGTGGGACGCCTTCTAGTGGGTCGTGGTCACAGCCAACCAATTCCAGTATTACTCAATGACGTCCTTACGCCAAAGAGTTACTCCAGTTCTCAACGACATTCTCAGCGTATGCAAACTGCAGCACCTGCGTTCACAGCAGGCATGTACATGGCGGGTCTGCAACCCAGGAACAGTTCTTGCAGATGGTACCATGGTCTACCCGATGTTATATCGTATCCGGCATCCAAAGTCACCTGGAGCCCGGAAATCGGTGAGAAGAGCCCCTACAGAGTCCTACCGTTTGTATTAGTCGGAACCGAGGAGAGGAACAAGCTGCCCGAGGTGACCCTCTGCACGCACGCTACCGCAGATCATGTCTATGGAATCGTGGAGTTGGTCAGGAGATGGGAGGGCCCGTTGAGTCTGGCCATTTTTACACCTGGCCTCGATGCTGGCACCGCCGTTGCTCTCCTCGATCGGGCCTGTCGATGCGAACCCGAAATGTACAAG GTTTCTGTCCATCTGGTGTTTCCAAGAGGTCACCCACCCACTTTGAGGCAAGTCAATCAGATCCAGGGTGACTGTGCTGCATCCGATCTCCAAAGAGGAGATGCAGAAACAGAAAGGAAGCAGAGGAGTATGACATATCCTATCAACGTGGTTAGAAATGTGGCCAGGACACAGGCGAACACCATGCGTGTTCTAGTGACAGACATTGAACTCTTGCCCAGCAAAAAACTGGCATCTGGTTTCATGGAAATGGTTCGTGGTAGACCACCAAAGACAGGAATCGTCTTTGTGCTGCCAGTTTTTGAGGTGGAAGCCAACAAGCAGCCACCTTCGACAAAGAAACAGCTGCTCTTGGCAACGAAAGCTGGTACAGCTGTATATTTCCATAG GTTCCTCTGCTCGCATTGCCAAAGATTCCCTGGTCTGACCAGGTGGATGATTAGGCCAGATCCAGGCAAAGTCAAGCCacttatttttactaaaagaGAATATCCGCACCATAGGTGGGAACCAATTTTTATTGGGACACGGGATGATCCCTTGTACACAGAAGATATGTCTTGGGAAGGCAGGCAAGATAAAATGTGTCAG atgtTTGAGATGTGTCTTTTGAACTATCGGCTGGTTATACTCGATGGTGCCTTTTTAGTCCATACGCCAGGAATTAagcgaaagaaaatgaaggTTGACACAGCGAAACAGGAATTGTTGAAATCCCACGAGAAAAGAAATGCTAAGATCTATCAACGTGTAGTTAAGCGCTTGTTGAAGCAATATCCTGTTAATCGCAAATGTGCACAATGA
- the LOC128879172 gene encoding ceramide synthase 6 isoform X1: MGTSDCRTTMNIIKNISSAFWSTDVWLPPNITWDDIKPNSENKYADYQHLIYPIPMALILLIIRYGFERYCFAPFGKSLGIKNTRSKKAPSNDVLEKAYVSRKIKHKQILGLAKQLDWSERQVERWMRLRRAQDKPSTLTKFCENSWRCLYYTYSFLYGLIILWNKPWLWDINHCYYNYPYHPVSADVWWYYMISMTFYWSLSFSQFFDVKRKDFWQMFIHHIATIMLMCFSWIGNLTRIGTLVLLVHDCADIFLEAAKMAKYANYQKCCDCIFVIFTILWIATRIGVFPFWIIYSTSIKAPKIVPMFPAYYIFNSLLILLLFLHMIWTYLILKIAYNAFYAGQMEGDIRSSSSEDISDACVDSTSLNNSTNYVHKQNKRLKVQ; this comes from the exons ATGGGCACGTCTGATTGCAGGACGACgatgaatataataaagaacatCTCGTCGGCTTTCTGGTCGACGGATGTTTGGTTACCGCCTAACATAACATGGGACGACATCAAACCAAATTCCGAAAACAAATACGCCGATTATCAGCATTTAATTTACCCCATACCCATGGCGCTTATCCTTTTGATAATCAGATACGGTTTCGAGAG GTATTGTTTCGCACCATTCGGAAAGTCTCTTGGCATAAAAAATACGAGGTCAAAGAAGGCGCCGTCAAATGATGTACTAGAGAAAGCCTATGTCAGTAGGAAAATTAAGCATAAGCAG ATCCTGGGATTGGCTAAACAATTAGATTGGTCCGAACGACAAGTAGAGAGATGGATGCGATTAAGACGTGCACAGGACAAGCCATCCACGCTTACAAAATTCTGCGAAAACAg CTGGAGATGtttgtattatacatactcGTTTCTTTACGGCCTGATTATATTGTGGAATAAGCCATGGCTGTGGGATATTAACCATTGTTACTATAACTATCCGTACCATCCAGTTTCGGCTGACGTATGGTGGTATTATATGATATCTATGACCTTCTACTGGTCCCTAAGTTTCTCGCAATTTTTCGacgtgaaaagaaaagatttcTGGCAAATGTTCATCCACCATATAGCTACTATCATGTTGATGTGCTTTTCGTGGATTGGAAATCTGACCAGAATTGGTacattagtattattagtGCACGATTGTGCAGATATATTTCTAGAA gCTGCGAAGATGGCAAAGTATGCTAATTACCAAAAGTGCTGCGattgtatatttgttatttttacaatactaTGGATTGCCACACGTATCGGTGTCTTTCCATTTTGGATAATTTACAG tACATCGATAAAGGCTCCTAAGATAGTACCAATGTTCCCagcatattatattttcaattctttattaattttattactattcCTACATATGATCTGGACgtatttaattcttaaaattgcGTACAATGCTTTTTATGCTGGTCAA ATGGAGGGTGACATTCGTAGCAGTAGCAGCGAAGATATTTCCGATGCCTGCGTCGATAGTACTTCTTTAAATAACTCTACAAATTATGTTCACAAACAAAACAAGCGACTGAAAGTTCAGTAA
- the LOC128879826 gene encoding 1,4-alpha-glucan-branching enzyme — MGGKWSSMDPSDVEVPEIKTLLERDPYLQPYEKEIRKRYALFKDYVEKIETSSGSLDRFSRGYETFGIHINEDNSVVAKEWAPGAHELFLMGEFNNWNKTANPYKKMEYGKWELHLPPLADGSCPIKHNSEVKIIVKNHNNELLERLSPWATYVTQNKAESNTYKQRLWHPSPENIYKFKHPKPKRPQSLRIYECHVGIATQELKIGTYLEFAKNLIPRIVKQGYNTIQLMAIMEHAYYASFGYQVTSFYAASSRYGTPEELKELIDTAHQHGLYVLLDIVHSHASKNTLDGLNMFDGTDSCYFHSGHRGQHPLWDSKLFNYGEYEVLRFLLSNLRWYIEEYGFDGYRFDGVTSMLYHSRGFGQGFSGHYDEYYGLNVDVEGVVYLMLANHLLHYLYPEVTTIAEDVSGMPGICRPIAEGGVGFDYRLAMAIPDKWIKLLKEVKDEDWKIGDICWTLSNRRWMEKTVAYSESHDQALVGDKTIAFWLMDKEMYTHMSLLSPPSPIITRGIALHNLITLITHALGGEAYLNFIGNEFGHPEWLDFPRAGNGDSYHYARRQWNLVDDEMLKYKFMNNWDRAINTLEEKYGWLHSYPAYISWKHEEDKVVVFDRADLIFVFNFHPEKSFPDYPIGVKIPGTYRTLLCSDDQEFGGETRVDKNVQHFTTPEPFSNYSNKMMVYIPCRTAIVYGRET; from the exons ATGGGAGGTAAATGGTCGAGTATGGATCCTTCTGATGTTGAAGTTCCAGAAATAAAGACTTTATTAGAAAGAGATCCGTATTTACAACCATATGAAAAAGAGATTCGCAAAAG atatgCGTTGTTCAAAGATTACGTGGAAAAGATAGAGACTAGTTCTGGCAGCTTAGATAGGTTTTCAAGAGGATACGAGACTTTTGGAATCCATATTAACGAAGACAATAGCGTTGTTGCAAAAGAATGGGCACCTGGGGCACACGAATTATTCTTAATGGGAGAGTTTA ATAATTGGAATAAAACAGCAAATCCGTACAAGAAAATGGAGTATGGAAAGTGGGAATTGCATTTACCACCTCTCGCAGATGGTAGTTGCCCTATAAAGCATAACTCagaagttaaaataattgtaaagaaTCATAATAACGAACTGCTGGAAAGATTGAGCCCTTGGGCTACGTATGTTACACAAAATAAGGCTGAGTCTAATACATATAAACAGCGTTTGTGGCATCCATCACCTGAAAAC ATTTACAAATTCAAGCACCCCAAACCAAAAAGGCCGCAGAGTCTCAGAATTTATGAGTGCCATGTTGGTATCGCAACTCAAGAACTGAAAATTGGCACATATTTAGAATTTGCCAAAAATCTAATTCCTCGTATAGTGAAGCAAGGTTACAACACTATACAACTGATGGCAATTATGGAACATGCTTATTATGCCAGTTTTGGATACCAG GTAACTTCATTCTATGCTGCTTCGTCTCGCTATGGTACACCAGAGgaattgaaagaattaatagACACAGCGCATCAACATGGCCTATATGTGTTGTTGGACATAGTGCATTCGCATGCATCGAAGAATACTTTGGATGGATTGAACATGTTCGATGGCACCGATAGCTGTTACTTCCACTCTGGTCATCGTGGTCAACATCCACTTTGGGATAGCAAGCTCTTTAATTATGGAGAATACGAAGTGTTACGTTTCTTGCTTTCCAACTTACGCTGGTACATCGAAGAGTATGGCTTCGATGGATACAG GTTTGATGGCGTCACATCAATGTTGTATCACTCGAGAGGATTCGGACAAGGTTTCAGTGGTCACTATGATGAATATTATGGTCTGAATGTTGATGTCGAAGGGGTAGTGTACTTAATGCTTGCAAACCATTTGTTACACTATTTATATCCAGAAGTGACTACAATAGCAGAAGACGTCAGTGGAATGCCTGGAATTTGCAG ACCCATCGCTGAAGGTGGAGTAGGGTTTGACTATCGCTTAGCCATGGCTATCCCTGATAAATGGATCAAGCTCCTAAAAGAAGTGAAAGACGAGGATTGGAAGATTGGAGATATTTGTTGGACGCTGAGTAATCGCAGGTGGATGGAGAAGACAGTGGCTTATTCAGAGTCTCACGATCAAGCTCTCGTGGGGGATAAGACTATAGCGTTCTGGCTTATGGATAAGGAGATGTACACGCATATGAGCCTACTAAGTCCACCTAGCCCGATCATCACCCGTGGAATTGCTCTTCACAATCTGATCACGTTGATAACACATGCGCTGGGAGGAGaagcatatttaaatttcatag GTAACGAGTTTGGCCACCCCGAATGGCTGGATTTCCCTCGAGCTGGCAATGGAGACAGTTATCACTACGCCAGGCGTCAATGGAATTTAGTGGATGATGAGATgttgaaatacaaattcatGAACAATTGGGATCGCGCCATAAATACTCTCGAAGAAAAATACGGATGGCTGCACTCTTACCCT GCATACATAAGTTGGAAACACGAGGAGGATAAAGTCGTAGTTTTCGATCGGGCAGATCTCATATTTGTCTTCAATTTCCATCCAGAGAAGTCGTTTCCTGATTACCCCATAGGAGTGAAGATCCCAGGAACCTACAGGACTCTTTTGTGCAGCGACGATCAAGAGTTTGGAGGGGAAACTCGCGTCGACAAGAACGTGCAACATTTTACCACGCCAGAACCGTTTTCTAATTATTCGAACAAGATGATGGTTTATATTCCTTGTCGCACAGCTATTGTTTACGGTCGAG